One genomic segment of Plasmodium vinckei vinckei genome assembly, chromosome: PVVCY_03 includes these proteins:
- a CDS encoding tetratricopeptide repeat protein, putative → MMNVNINSLLKSEEEKEQGNILFKQGDYELSIFHYTRSINYVPTSSILYTNRSLAYYKIGAYEKSLDDAIKAKELDPNNLKSYYRICEAYKALKDFENFEKYTKIYNNKKNSIQDGKDNEKGNNKETHLDKFHSQYIKKNINEKNDEEKKIIRNIKKSSELINLGEKDEKENFLFFNSPQIENKKTNISFEKKEYKQNFLIEEVYDFKSPEKETKNKDNDISINNAPNQKNDNSKKKTSKLNYTDIYHDIIYFTTKFTNLFIDNTLLSVYIQKENIKTKNYFRDYDLKKLKEKADTLFSQKKYVSAIDIYSDVLQSLESEKGIYYCTVLNNRSVCFVEMKKNRSALCDICKTLNILFSFFEEHKERIKNLKNEPTQNDSEHLFYPIDIDIYNDINGIYYQAHKILIKLLFRYIKFSHFYTSKFKLPSIDQVSSFMDMKGMEYLDRKEVEKLKNTVYSKL, encoded by the exons atgatgAATGTAAATATCAACTCTCTACTAAAATCGGAGGAAGAAAAAGAGCaaggaaatattttatttaaacaagGAGACTATGAG CTATCTATTTTCCACTACACTCGAAGCATAAATTATGTACCCACGTCATCAATTTTGTATACAAATAGATCTTTGGCATATtataa aATTGGGGCATATGAGAAAAGCTTGGATGATGCGATAAAAGCCAAAGAGCTCGATCCAAACAATTTGAAAAGCTATTATAGAATATGTGAAGCATATAAAGCTTTGAAagattttgaaaattttgaaaaatatacaaaaatatataataataaaaaaaattctataCAAGATGGGAAGGATAATGAAAAAGGCAACAATAAAGAAACACATTTGGACAAGTTTCATTcacaatatattaaaaaaaatataaatgagaaaaatgatgaagaaaaaaaaattattaggaatataaaaaaaagttcagaattaataaatttaggggaaaaagatgaaaaagaaaactttttattttttaatagtccacaaatagaaaataaaaaaacaaatatatcttttgaaaaaaaagaatataaacaaaattttttaattgaagaggtatatgattttaaaagtcctgaaaaagaaacaaaaaataaagataatgatatatctataaataatgCCCCTaaccaaaaaaatgataattcgaaaaaaaaaacgagcaaattaaattatacaGACATTTACCAcgacataatatattttacaacaaaatttacaaatttatttatagacAATACATTACTATCAGTTTATATCcaaaaagaaaacataaaaacaaaaaattatttcagGGActatgatttaaaaaaattaaaagaaaaggcAGACACACTTTTTTCTCAAAAGAAATATGTATCTGCTATTGATATATACAGCGATGTACTTCAATCTTTAGAATC tgaAAAGGGAATATACTATTGTACGGTTTTAAATAACAGAAGTGTCTGTTTCGttgaaatgaaaaaaaatcgaaGTGCTCTTTGTGATATATGCAAAACtttgaatattttgttttctttttttgagGAACACAAggaaagaataaaaaatttgaaaaatgagCCAACTCAAAATGACTCAgaacatttattttatccgATTGATATAgatatttataatgatataaatggaatatattatcaggctcataaaatattaataaagcTATTATTTAGATATATAAAGTTTTCACATTTTTACACTAGCAAATTTAAGCTTCCTTCAATTGACCAG GTTTCTAGTTTTATGGACATGAAGGGAATGGAATATTTAGATCGTAAAGAagttgaaaaattaaagaacaCAGTTTATTCAAAATTGTGA
- a CDS encoding T-complex protein 1 subunit theta, putative — MFANKLGMNALLKDGYRVVKNSEDAILKNIEACKEISAILQTSLGPKCMNKLIVNHINKKIVSSDCITILNDLEINHPVVNILKKLSETMNYEYGDNTNYVFTIATEMLEKASYLIHDGFNVNDIINGFKIGYNEIDKILTESTSYKIENFYDDKEIFKVIKSAMGTKKLSNNYDTLIGLLSKCLSTLMPEKIETFDVDNIRITKLNGGNLIDSQFLMGMVISKEPNGIVKKKENAQVMILNCGLEAATTETKGTVLLRNAQELVNFTKGEEDQMKKIIENIKQAGVDVIIVNGAISDIAQHFCDANNIMTLKITSKFETIRICKLLNVHSLVKLRTPEPEEIGKVSSIYVTEIASKKVTIINSKNKKLGTILLRGATNNLLDETERCIHDGINAIKNAIKSNSFVYGGGCAEVQLYYKIKQLSQELKGIDNCSVKMFAESFLSIPRILATNSGYNNTDVINRLISEHSKGNIEACVNTDRNDEFITSAKKNNIYDNLKCKKYAIDLAFEALQTILKIDQIILAKPAGGPKPRDKNPDFDENF, encoded by the exons ATG TTTGCGAACAAGCTCGGAATGAACGCCCTCCTAAAGGACGGATACAGGGTCGTGAAAAACAGTGAAGAtgcaattttaaaaaatatagaagcATGTAAAGAGATATCAGCAATATTACAAACATCCCTAGGACCCAAATGTATGAACAAATTAATAGTTAaccatataaataaaaaaatagtttcaAGTGATTGTATaactattttaaatgatcTAGAAATAAACCATCCTgttgttaatattttaaaaaaattatctgAAACAATGAATTATGAGTATGGTgataatacaaattatgtttttacTATAGCTACTGAAATGCTAGAGAAAGCTAGCTATTTAATTCATGATGGGTTCAATgtaaatgatataataaatgggTTCAAAATTggatataatgaaatagataaaatattaacagaATCAACTAGctataaaattgaaaatttttatgatgataaagaaatatttaaagtTATAAAATCGGCAATGGGTACAAAAAAACtatcaaataattatgatacCCTAATTGGCttattatcaaaatgtTTATCAACTTTAATGCcagaaaaaattgaaacaTTTGATGTTGATAATATAAgaataacaaaattaaatggaGGAAATTTAATAGATTCACAATTTTTAATGGGTATGGTTATATCTAAAGAACCAAATggaattgtaaaaaaaaaagaaaatgcaCAAGTTATGATACTCAATTGTGGATTAGAAGCAGCAACAACAGAAACAAAAGGAACAGTACTATTACGAAATGCCCAAGAACTAGTAAATTTTACTAAAGGTGAAGAAgatcaaatgaaaaaaattattgaaaatataaaacaagcTGGTGTTGATGTTATAATTGTAAATGGTGCAATTTCTGATATTGCTCAACATTTCTGTGatgcaaataatattatgacattaaaaattacatCTAAATTTGAAACTATACGAATATGTAAATTGTTAAATGTTCATTCACTAGTTAAATTAAGAACCCCAGAACCCGAAGAAATCGGAAAAGTATCCTCTATTTATGTAACCGAAATTGCATCTAAAAAAGTTACAATaattaattcaaaaaataaaaaactcGGAACAATTCTTTTAAGAGGTGCTACTAACAACCTTCTTGATGAAACAGAAAGATGTATACATGATGGAATCAATGCAATTAAAAATGCCATAAAAAGTAATTCATTTGTTTATGGAGGTGGATGTGCAGAAGTTCAATTATATTACAAAATCAAACAATTATCACAAGAATTAAAAGGAATAGATAATTGTTCTGTTAAAATGTTTGCagaatcatttttatctataCCTAGAATATTAGCAACCAATTCAGGATATAACAACACAGATGTAATTAACCGTCTTATTAGTGAACACTCTAAAGGAAATATTGAAGCTTGTGTAAATACAGACAGAAATGATGAATTTATTACAtcagcaaaaaaaaataatatatatgataatcttaaatgcaaaaaatatgctaTAGATCTTGCTTTTGAAGCTTTACAAACTATACTTAAAATCgatcaaattattttagCTAAACCCGCAGGTGGCCCTAAACCTAGGGATAAAAACCCAGACTTTGATGAAAATTTCTGA